One Arthrobacter sp. StoSoilB19 DNA window includes the following coding sequences:
- the mmuM gene encoding homocysteine S-methyltransferase: MPSRRSLSTLLDAGAGLVADGALATELEARGCDLNDALWSAKVLLEQPELIRDVHRDYFAAGANIATTASYQATPRGFAARGMGEREALELVALSARLADEARRQHLEDHPDAGPLLVAGSVGPYGAYLADGSEYRGDYALTAEEFQDFHGPRIAALVDAGVDLLALETLPSFAEAEALLALSREHGVDTWFSFSLRDGGHISDGTPLADVARLLDGQPHVAAVGVNCVPLNLVAPALAALGLHTDKPLLAYPNSGETYHPATKTWSQDRAASGSGAPSSLGTGAPEWRQLGARIVGGCCRTTPADIAALAGKA, encoded by the coding sequence ATGCCTAGCCGCCGTTCCCTGTCCACCCTGCTTGACGCCGGCGCAGGCCTCGTAGCTGACGGCGCCCTGGCCACCGAACTGGAGGCCCGCGGCTGCGATTTGAACGACGCACTGTGGTCCGCCAAGGTCCTCCTGGAGCAGCCCGAGCTGATCAGGGACGTGCACCGGGACTACTTCGCCGCCGGCGCGAACATCGCCACCACCGCCAGCTACCAGGCCACGCCCCGGGGGTTTGCGGCGCGGGGGATGGGCGAACGGGAAGCCCTGGAGCTCGTTGCGCTGTCCGCCCGGCTGGCGGATGAAGCGCGGCGGCAGCATCTGGAGGACCACCCGGACGCCGGGCCGCTGCTGGTCGCCGGTTCCGTGGGTCCCTACGGTGCCTACCTTGCGGACGGCTCGGAGTACCGGGGGGACTACGCCCTCACCGCAGAAGAGTTCCAGGACTTCCACGGCCCCCGCATCGCCGCGCTGGTGGACGCCGGCGTGGACCTCCTGGCCTTGGAAACGCTGCCTTCCTTCGCTGAGGCCGAAGCCCTCCTGGCACTCAGCCGGGAACACGGCGTCGACACCTGGTTCTCCTTTTCCCTGCGCGACGGCGGGCACATCAGCGACGGAACCCCGCTCGCCGACGTGGCCCGGCTCCTTGACGGACAGCCCCACGTCGCCGCCGTGGGTGTGAACTGCGTCCCGCTCAACCTGGTCGCTCCCGCGCTCGCAGCACTGGGCCTGCACACGGACAAGCCGCTGCTGGCCTATCCCAATTCGGGAGAGACCTACCATCCCGCGACAAAGACGTGGAGCCAGGACCGGGCGGCTTCCGGCAGCGGTGCTCCCTCCAGCCTCGGCACAGGTGCCCCTGAGTGGCGGCAGCTTGGTGCCCGCATCGTGGGCGGCTGCTGCCGGACCACGCCCGCCGACATCGCAGCGTTGGCCGGGAAGGCATAG
- a CDS encoding dihydrofolate reductase family protein, whose protein sequence is MRKVTAGLFHSVDGVVSEPFKFQFDSFDDELGAGLTKMMNTVDTVVLGRVSYQEWAGYWPTASADQDFAAFINPVEKFVASRTLTGQLEWQNSQLMDAPLEEFVAALKDRDGGEIAVCGSISVVRQLLFAGLLDSLQLMTHPVIAGSGRRLFQDGDPLTRLVLLDQSTTSKGNVLSTYGVRGD, encoded by the coding sequence ATGCGCAAAGTCACTGCCGGCCTGTTCCACTCCGTGGACGGGGTGGTGTCCGAACCCTTCAAGTTCCAGTTCGACAGCTTCGACGACGAACTCGGCGCGGGCCTGACCAAGATGATGAACACCGTGGATACCGTGGTCCTGGGCCGCGTCAGCTACCAGGAGTGGGCTGGTTATTGGCCCACCGCCTCGGCAGACCAGGACTTTGCCGCGTTCATCAACCCGGTGGAAAAGTTCGTTGCGTCACGCACCCTGACCGGGCAGCTGGAATGGCAGAACTCTCAGTTGATGGACGCTCCGCTTGAGGAGTTCGTTGCCGCCCTGAAGGACCGCGACGGCGGCGAGATCGCCGTGTGCGGGAGCATCTCGGTGGTGCGGCAGCTGCTGTTCGCCGGGCTGCTGGACTCGCTGCAGCTGATGACGCACCCGGTCATTGCCGGCAGCGGCCGCAGGCTGTTCCAGGACGGTGACCCGCTGACCCGGCTGGTGTTGCTTGACCAGTCCACCACCAGCAAGGGCAACGTGCTGAGCACCTACGGGGTCCGCGGGGACTAA
- a CDS encoding diguanylate cyclase, with protein sequence MRVLVADDDPGSLLVATAAVERSGHDCMTAADGGEAWALFQAHRPDVVVTDRMMPVMDGLELCRAIRAEEPELYTYIVLLTSQGSRDDVLSGLEAGADDYVTKPLDPFVLHTRLLVALRITTLHADLAHYRKVLSEQARTDPLTGLHNRLKLSEDLEQLHARSARHGEGYSVALCDVDNFKSYNDLYGHQAGDLALRAVASTLAATARRTDGVYRFGGEEFLLVLPRQGVIGARALVERALCAVRDLAIPHAGDPSGQLGFSAGVSGFSAGHVVSAEMLLNEADAALYAAKAAGRNQVMLAP encoded by the coding sequence TTGAGAGTTCTCGTAGCGGACGATGATCCGGGGTCGCTCCTGGTGGCCACGGCCGCCGTCGAACGTTCGGGGCATGACTGCATGACGGCTGCGGACGGTGGCGAGGCATGGGCCCTGTTCCAGGCACACCGGCCGGATGTGGTGGTCACCGACCGGATGATGCCCGTGATGGACGGATTGGAACTCTGCCGGGCCATCCGTGCAGAGGAGCCTGAGCTGTACACCTACATCGTGCTGCTGACCTCGCAAGGATCGCGCGACGACGTTCTGTCCGGGCTCGAGGCCGGCGCCGACGACTACGTCACCAAGCCGTTGGACCCCTTTGTCCTGCACACCAGGCTCCTAGTGGCGTTGCGGATCACCACGCTTCACGCGGACCTCGCACACTACCGGAAAGTCCTCTCGGAGCAAGCGCGCACCGATCCCCTGACCGGACTTCACAACCGGTTGAAACTTTCAGAGGACCTGGAGCAACTGCACGCCCGGAGCGCCCGCCATGGCGAGGGGTACAGTGTGGCGCTGTGCGACGTGGACAATTTCAAGAGCTACAACGACCTCTACGGTCACCAGGCCGGCGATCTGGCCCTTCGGGCGGTGGCATCCACCCTCGCGGCAACGGCACGACGGACTGACGGTGTCTACCGGTTCGGGGGCGAGGAGTTCCTGCTGGTGCTTCCCCGACAGGGCGTGATCGGGGCCAGGGCCCTTGTGGAACGGGCGTTATGCGCCGTACGTGACCTGGCCATACCCCATGCCGGCGACCCATCGGGCCAGTTGGGGTTCAGCGCTGGAGTCTCCGGGTTCTCCGCGGGGCATGTGGTGAGTGCCGAAATGCTGCTAAATGAAGCCGACGCAGCCCTTTACGCGGCAAAGGCCGCAGGGCGGAACCAGGTGATGCTCGCACCGTAG
- a CDS encoding response regulator, with translation MFLAVNRGTPAALVTGDFLILAASLVAGVSCARAGARGGANAKAWTYMAAASFVWAAGMALYAFYGLLNDHVYPFPSLADALFLGYSVPAVVALFSFKRRAGTPVALFRAIMDAAVIAGSVLVVSWYTALGPAFNAVGDPLTRLTGMAYPVVDLVITSLVLVLAMRRQPGERLPWLCFGGGLVVLAVTDSIYVRMTFDGVTGTTGSPLALGWIGAFLIIAMAPAAPYVENTGPDRKGYTLALELLPYVPLLLAVLQFAGPHLQELDPFLLVVGATVLSSVLVRQVLIVFENISLTGGLEDEVAARTVELEAAREAALESSRLKSEFLATMSHEIRTPMNGVVGLTGLLLETGLDETQRQYAQGVKGAGESLLALINDILDFSKLEAGKVDLDVRPFDPRVLVEEVAALLAEPALAKNLELIAYCEPDVPARLQGDSGRIRQILLNLASNAVKFTASGEVSIRVTAKDPGYGPGSTAAIEFEVRDTGIGISPEHHGKLFESFSQADASTTRRYGGTGLGLAICRRLTAVMDGAIGMDSAPGQGSTFWFRLPLPIAPPSTDPVPAAGFLTGLRVLVVDDNATNRLVLESQLRGWRLEPQSVPDATAALEVARAARQAGTPFHFAVLDYCMPDTDGLELARRIKADAALAGMELIMLTSTMQVDPAEIAAAGVREWLMKPVRSSEFYNRLVRLISTREPTPESWSRPRPARTAQAGRGTPRRGQILVVEDNEVNQLVARATVEKFGYAVDVVCNGAEAVAAAAATRYSAILMDCHMPVMDGFEATREIRRLPSAIRVPIIAMTAGALDGDRERCLAAGMDDYLSKPVDAAALEAALSRWVPVQLPQPLAVTGGPSAGSPGPALDPDRLAVLRDVGQDDGGALLRATLEAFRRESQVRVAALRAAVPGDSQVLVQAAHALKGSAANIGASGVVSVCAELEELGRNGQLGNAEGLVSRLEAELQRLDAELEAAVKGDH, from the coding sequence GTGTTTTTGGCAGTGAACAGGGGCACTCCGGCCGCCCTTGTTACCGGCGACTTCCTCATTTTGGCCGCGTCCCTGGTGGCCGGGGTGAGCTGTGCGCGAGCCGGTGCCCGAGGTGGTGCGAACGCGAAGGCCTGGACCTATATGGCTGCGGCGTCCTTCGTCTGGGCAGCCGGAATGGCGCTCTACGCGTTTTACGGCCTTCTGAACGACCATGTTTACCCCTTTCCCTCCCTGGCAGACGCCCTGTTCCTTGGCTACTCGGTGCCCGCTGTCGTGGCGCTGTTCTCGTTCAAGCGGCGCGCCGGCACTCCCGTGGCGCTGTTTCGGGCGATCATGGACGCCGCCGTCATTGCCGGCTCGGTGCTTGTGGTCAGCTGGTACACGGCCCTTGGCCCCGCCTTCAACGCTGTTGGGGATCCACTGACACGCCTTACCGGTATGGCCTACCCCGTGGTGGATCTGGTGATCACGTCCCTGGTACTGGTCCTGGCCATGCGGCGTCAGCCGGGCGAGCGCCTGCCCTGGCTCTGTTTCGGTGGCGGCCTGGTGGTGCTGGCCGTTACGGACAGCATTTACGTGCGCATGACGTTCGACGGCGTGACGGGAACCACCGGATCACCGCTTGCCTTGGGTTGGATAGGCGCCTTCCTCATCATCGCCATGGCTCCTGCTGCACCGTACGTGGAGAACACAGGCCCGGACCGGAAGGGGTACACGCTTGCACTGGAACTGCTCCCATACGTTCCCCTCCTCCTGGCTGTACTCCAATTCGCCGGCCCGCACCTGCAGGAGCTCGATCCGTTCCTTCTCGTAGTGGGAGCCACAGTCCTTTCCTCCGTGCTGGTCCGTCAGGTGCTGATCGTCTTCGAGAACATCAGCCTGACCGGCGGACTCGAGGATGAAGTGGCTGCCCGCACCGTGGAACTTGAGGCGGCCCGGGAGGCGGCGTTGGAATCCAGCCGTCTCAAATCCGAATTCCTCGCTACCATGAGCCACGAAATCCGCACTCCGATGAACGGGGTAGTCGGCCTAACCGGGCTCCTTCTGGAAACCGGGCTGGACGAGACGCAGCGTCAGTACGCCCAAGGGGTTAAGGGTGCGGGGGAATCGTTGCTGGCCCTTATCAATGACATCCTCGATTTCTCGAAGCTGGAGGCCGGAAAGGTGGACCTGGACGTCCGTCCCTTCGACCCCAGGGTCCTCGTCGAAGAGGTGGCCGCCCTGCTGGCCGAACCTGCACTGGCCAAGAACCTGGAGCTGATCGCCTACTGTGAGCCTGACGTTCCTGCCCGTTTGCAGGGCGACTCCGGCAGGATCCGGCAAATATTGCTCAACCTTGCCTCCAACGCCGTGAAGTTCACGGCATCCGGGGAGGTCTCCATCCGGGTCACGGCCAAGGACCCGGGCTACGGCCCGGGAAGCACCGCGGCAATTGAGTTCGAGGTCCGCGACACCGGCATTGGCATCAGCCCGGAACATCACGGCAAATTGTTTGAATCCTTCTCGCAGGCGGATGCTTCCACCACCCGCCGCTACGGCGGTACGGGTCTTGGCCTGGCCATCTGCAGGCGCCTGACCGCTGTGATGGACGGTGCCATCGGGATGGACAGTGCGCCGGGCCAGGGCAGCACATTCTGGTTCCGGCTGCCGCTGCCCATAGCACCCCCGTCCACGGATCCTGTGCCGGCCGCCGGATTCCTCACCGGTCTCCGCGTCCTGGTGGTGGATGACAATGCCACAAACCGGCTGGTCCTCGAATCCCAGCTCCGTGGCTGGCGCCTTGAACCGCAATCCGTTCCGGACGCGACGGCCGCTTTGGAAGTGGCCCGCGCCGCGCGGCAGGCCGGGACACCCTTCCATTTCGCCGTTTTGGACTACTGCATGCCCGACACGGATGGCCTGGAGCTGGCCCGGCGCATCAAGGCCGACGCAGCACTTGCGGGCATGGAACTGATCATGCTGACCTCGACCATGCAGGTAGACCCGGCAGAGATTGCCGCCGCGGGTGTGCGTGAGTGGCTGATGAAACCCGTCCGCAGTTCCGAGTTTTACAACCGGCTGGTCCGCCTGATCTCGACCCGCGAGCCCACACCGGAATCCTGGAGCCGCCCAAGGCCCGCCCGAACCGCCCAGGCTGGGCGCGGCACGCCGCGCCGCGGGCAGATCCTGGTCGTTGAGGACAATGAGGTGAACCAGTTGGTGGCACGCGCAACAGTCGAAAAGTTCGGCTACGCGGTGGATGTGGTGTGCAACGGTGCCGAAGCGGTGGCGGCCGCGGCCGCGACAAGATACTCCGCCATCCTGATGGATTGCCATATGCCGGTGATGGACGGCTTCGAGGCAACCCGCGAGATCCGCCGCCTGCCCTCTGCAATCCGGGTGCCCATCATTGCCATGACCGCAGGCGCCCTCGATGGAGACCGGGAACGCTGCCTCGCCGCGGGCATGGACGATTACCTGTCAAAACCCGTGGACGCGGCTGCCCTGGAAGCTGCGTTGTCCCGCTGGGTTCCCGTGCAGCTCCCGCAGCCTCTTGCTGTCACCGGAGGTCCTTCCGCCGGAAGCCCCGGGCCCGCACTGGACCCGGACCGCCTCGCCGTCCTTAGGGACGTGGGCCAGGATGACGGAGGGGCATTGTTGCGGGCAACGCTGGAGGCGTTCCGACGGGAGAGCCAGGTGCGCGTGGCGGCGCTTCGCGCAGCGGTTCCTGGCGACAGCCAGGTCCTGGTGCAGGCTGCCCACGCCCTGAAGGGGTCCGCGGCAAACATCGGAGCCTCCGGCGTGGTTTCGGTCTGTGCCGAGCTCGAAGAGCTGGGCCGCAACGGGCAACTGGGCAACGCCGAGGGACTCGTCAGCCGGCTCGAGGCTGAACTGCAGCGGTTGGACGCCGAACTGGAGGCCGCAGTGAAGGGGGACCATTGA
- a CDS encoding bifunctional diguanylate cyclase/phosphodiesterase translates to MTSFMGRGDDVALQTFGVVMDASPDALLALTADGIILAANSAASRLFGLPKEAFAGLDHRPLIAEDFRDEVGQLFLQLLAEPEGHPLPREIRGLRHDGSEIPIEVAAALLPQPTADHARAERGPEGQSEERAGQSGARLLLSARGTAHRKAADEDLREAMSLLTATLESTADGILVMGNDGRVAGFNEQFLAMWRIPPELMEADSGEPAMQLIVEQVADPAAFTARLGELQEDPAAESHDVVEFRDGRTYERYSRPQRVEEKIVGRVWSFRDVTPRRKAQEQAHRAMMDLAVQAEKLRAMAFQDPLTGLANRAVFNDALAEALQEARLKTVDVLLLDLDDFKEVNDILGHQAGDDMLIEVARRLRGCVPTADVVARLGGDEFVVLLTACPDADAIAACIVRCLHVPVTIDGTVLRPSLSLGLASLGQDSVGPSELLRHADIAMYAAKAAGKNRFLRFHPDMMQALVQRTHMEGGLRLAVPRGEITVDFQPIVSHRMGQVVQLEALARWDRGGERVPPSIFIPLAERTGLIGEIGAEVMASGMVQLARWLSEDPARSLAVNVSGVQLQEPDFAETVLRLAAASGVAPYQLVMEVTESVFFDADCSLIRQLSTLRDAGARVALDDFGTGYSSLGRLQDLPVDTVKIDKSFVSMVRTGNERLPILSSMINMAHSLGLTVTAEGIETAAQADYLAALECDSLQGYLFSLPEPGERLGHALQNAEEALNALKGR, encoded by the coding sequence ATGACCAGTTTTATGGGCCGTGGCGATGATGTGGCATTACAAACTTTTGGCGTGGTCATGGATGCCAGCCCGGACGCACTGCTGGCTTTGACCGCGGACGGTATTATCCTTGCGGCCAATTCTGCAGCGTCAAGGCTCTTCGGCTTACCGAAGGAAGCTTTTGCGGGCCTGGACCACCGCCCACTGATTGCCGAGGATTTCCGCGACGAGGTAGGCCAGTTGTTCCTCCAGCTCCTTGCAGAGCCGGAAGGGCATCCGCTGCCCCGCGAGATCAGGGGACTCCGTCACGACGGCAGCGAGATCCCCATCGAAGTGGCGGCCGCACTCCTCCCCCAGCCAACCGCGGACCACGCCCGCGCAGAGCGCGGACCCGAAGGGCAATCGGAAGAACGGGCAGGGCAATCCGGAGCGCGGTTGCTGCTCTCCGCCCGTGGCACGGCACACCGCAAGGCGGCGGACGAGGATCTGCGCGAGGCCATGTCCTTGTTGACGGCCACCCTTGAATCCACTGCCGACGGCATCCTGGTCATGGGCAATGACGGCAGGGTGGCTGGGTTCAACGAACAATTCCTTGCCATGTGGCGCATCCCGCCCGAGTTGATGGAAGCGGACAGCGGAGAACCGGCCATGCAGCTCATCGTGGAGCAGGTGGCAGACCCAGCGGCCTTCACCGCCCGGCTGGGCGAACTTCAGGAAGACCCGGCCGCCGAGAGCCACGACGTGGTCGAGTTCAGGGACGGCCGCACCTATGAAAGATATTCCCGCCCCCAACGGGTAGAGGAAAAGATCGTTGGACGGGTGTGGAGCTTCCGCGATGTCACGCCCCGGCGAAAAGCGCAGGAGCAGGCGCACAGGGCCATGATGGACCTGGCCGTCCAGGCCGAAAAGCTGCGGGCCATGGCGTTCCAGGACCCCCTGACCGGGCTCGCGAACAGGGCCGTGTTCAACGACGCCCTGGCCGAAGCACTTCAGGAAGCCCGGCTGAAGACGGTGGATGTCCTGCTCCTTGACCTGGACGACTTCAAGGAGGTCAACGACATCCTTGGCCACCAGGCGGGTGATGACATGCTCATCGAAGTGGCACGCCGGCTTCGCGGCTGCGTCCCTACAGCTGACGTCGTTGCACGATTGGGCGGGGACGAGTTCGTGGTGCTGTTGACGGCGTGCCCGGATGCCGACGCCATCGCGGCGTGCATCGTGCGCTGCCTGCACGTCCCCGTGACCATCGACGGCACTGTCCTCCGGCCGAGCCTCAGCCTGGGCCTCGCCTCGTTGGGCCAGGACAGCGTTGGGCCCTCGGAACTCCTGCGGCATGCCGACATTGCCATGTATGCGGCCAAGGCGGCAGGCAAGAACCGGTTCCTCCGCTTCCACCCGGACATGATGCAGGCACTGGTGCAGCGCACCCACATGGAGGGCGGGCTGCGGCTGGCTGTTCCGCGCGGCGAAATCACCGTGGATTTCCAGCCGATCGTGTCGCACCGCATGGGGCAGGTGGTCCAACTCGAGGCGCTGGCCAGGTGGGACCGCGGCGGTGAGCGGGTGCCGCCGTCGATCTTCATCCCCCTTGCCGAGCGCACCGGGCTGATCGGCGAGATCGGGGCCGAGGTAATGGCGTCCGGCATGGTGCAGCTGGCGCGATGGCTCAGCGAGGATCCGGCGCGGTCCCTGGCGGTGAATGTCTCCGGAGTCCAGTTGCAGGAACCGGACTTCGCCGAGACCGTCCTAAGGCTGGCGGCAGCCAGCGGCGTGGCCCCCTACCAGCTGGTCATGGAAGTTACCGAGAGTGTGTTTTTCGACGCCGACTGCAGCCTGATCCGGCAACTCAGCACGCTGCGGGACGCTGGCGCCAGGGTGGCACTGGATGATTTCGGCACCGGCTACTCCTCACTGGGCCGGCTGCAGGACCTGCCCGTGGACACGGTCAAGATCGACAAGTCTTTTGTGTCCATGGTGCGGACCGGCAACGAGCGCCTGCCGATCCTCAGCTCCATGATCAACATGGCCCACAGCCTGGGGCTGACCGTCACGGCTGAAGGGATTGAGACGGCGGCCCAGGCGGATTACCTGGCCGCGCTGGAGTGCGATTCGCTGCAGGGTTACCTGTTTTCCTTGCCGGAGCCAGGCGAGCGGCTTGGCCACGCATTGCAGAACGCGGAGGAAGCCCTCAATGCCTTGAAGGGGCGGTAA
- a CDS encoding GlsB/YeaQ/YmgE family stress response membrane protein: MGIIGFLILGLIAGAIAKAILPGRQGGGWVVTLVLGVVGAILGGWIGSLIFGGGLAEFFDLRTWLLAILGSIIVLLIYGAVANRSGRRV, translated from the coding sequence ATGGGCATTATCGGATTTCTCATTTTGGGCCTGATTGCTGGAGCCATTGCAAAGGCAATCCTGCCGGGTCGCCAGGGCGGCGGCTGGGTAGTGACCCTGGTCCTCGGCGTCGTCGGAGCCATTCTGGGCGGCTGGATTGGATCGCTCATCTTTGGCGGCGGACTGGCCGAATTCTTCGACCTCAGGACCTGGCTGCTGGCCATCCTCGGCTCCATCATCGTGCTGCTGATCTACGGGGCAGTCGCCAACCGCAGCGGCCGCAGGGTGTAG
- a CDS encoding HAD family hydrolase encodes MPSQTARPRAIFLDIDGTYADHGLAPAAHVDAVRTARARGHLVFVCTGRPLSMVPGHILDAGFDGTITGAGARVEVNGEILKDARFEPSLAARIVEALDAHNAAYILEAPEALHGRTGVDRRLREVLGPIFAGRPRHDGVLSTDVDPLEDILGPMHYGDDLRATSYAKISCFDAPVPLTRLLEAFGPEVGLIPSSLSALGDRAGEIFMAGTHKAVGIQVVEARLGLDRADIIAIGDSANDIEMLEYAAVGIAVEGGHPAVLAVADRTTAAPAGNGVALAFAELGLLG; translated from the coding sequence ATGCCCAGCCAGACCGCCAGGCCCCGTGCCATCTTCCTCGACATCGACGGAACCTACGCCGACCACGGCCTGGCTCCGGCAGCGCACGTGGACGCGGTGCGGACCGCCCGGGCACGGGGCCACCTCGTCTTTGTCTGTACCGGACGCCCGCTGTCCATGGTCCCCGGCCACATCCTGGACGCTGGGTTTGACGGCACCATCACAGGCGCCGGCGCCAGGGTGGAGGTCAACGGGGAGATCCTCAAGGATGCCCGTTTTGAACCCAGCCTGGCCGCACGCATCGTTGAGGCCCTGGATGCCCACAACGCCGCCTACATCCTGGAGGCCCCGGAAGCCCTGCATGGCCGCACCGGTGTGGACCGGCGGCTGAGGGAGGTGCTGGGCCCCATCTTCGCCGGGCGTCCACGCCACGACGGAGTGCTCAGCACGGACGTGGATCCGCTCGAGGACATCCTGGGGCCAATGCATTACGGCGATGACCTCCGCGCCACCTCCTACGCCAAGATCTCCTGCTTCGATGCACCGGTGCCGCTGACCCGCCTGTTGGAGGCCTTCGGGCCGGAGGTTGGGCTGATCCCGAGCTCCCTGTCAGCGCTCGGCGACCGTGCAGGGGAAATCTTCATGGCCGGCACGCACAAGGCGGTGGGCATCCAGGTGGTGGAAGCCCGGCTCGGCCTGGACCGGGCCGACATCATTGCCATCGGCGACAGCGCCAACGACATCGAAATGCTTGAGTACGCAGCCGTCGGCATCGCCGTGGAAGGCGGCCACCCCGCCGTCCTTGCCGTGGCGGACAGGACCACTGCCGCACCCGCCGGCAACGGCGTGGCCCTGGCCTTCGCTGAGCTGGGGCTCCTCGGCTAG
- a CDS encoding UDP-glucose/GDP-mannose dehydrogenase family protein, translating to MRISVIGCGYLGAVHAAALASMGHSVVGIDVDPGKVQQLAQGVAPFHEPGLDELLQDGRATGRLRFATDPAEARGAQVHFLCVGTPQDKASDAADLTFLVSALESLLPHLAAGAVVVGKSTVPVGTVDMLRGILAQRPDVLLGWNPEFLRQGTAVKDSLVPDRLVYGVEGGRPAAFNPATGAPLGVAAALDAVYEPLLAAGIPRLVCSFATAELIKSAANAYLATKVSFINAVAGLCDAAGADVTELSAAMGLDPRIGSRYLHAGLGFGGGCLPKDIRSFRAQAATLGVPAVEDWMRLVDSVNLGQRERTVGLARELCGGALAGRSVTVLGASFKPDTDDIRDSPALDVADRLAAAGAHVTVTDPKAVNLAWRRYPRLRFEASTGRALQDAELVLLLTEWDEYRRLCPAVTGQLVRRRVVLDARNVLDAAAWREEGWLVRGLGTSAGTLATAGAVG from the coding sequence ATGAGGATTTCTGTAATAGGCTGCGGCTACCTGGGCGCTGTCCACGCGGCGGCCCTTGCATCCATGGGCCACTCGGTGGTGGGCATCGACGTCGATCCCGGCAAGGTGCAGCAACTGGCGCAGGGGGTGGCGCCATTCCACGAGCCCGGGCTTGACGAGCTGCTCCAGGACGGCCGCGCTACCGGAAGGCTGCGGTTCGCCACCGACCCGGCAGAGGCAAGGGGCGCGCAGGTTCATTTCCTGTGCGTGGGGACGCCGCAGGACAAGGCGTCCGACGCCGCCGACCTCACCTTCCTGGTCTCCGCCCTGGAAAGCCTGCTGCCGCACCTGGCCGCGGGCGCCGTCGTCGTGGGCAAATCCACCGTGCCGGTTGGCACCGTGGACATGCTGCGCGGCATCCTGGCGCAACGGCCCGACGTGCTGCTCGGCTGGAACCCCGAGTTCCTGCGGCAGGGCACCGCCGTCAAGGACTCGCTGGTGCCGGACCGGCTGGTTTACGGCGTGGAGGGCGGCCGGCCCGCTGCCTTCAACCCGGCAACCGGCGCACCCCTTGGGGTGGCGGCAGCACTGGATGCCGTCTATGAACCGCTGCTGGCCGCCGGGATCCCCCGCCTGGTCTGCAGCTTCGCCACGGCAGAGCTGATCAAATCGGCCGCGAACGCGTACCTGGCCACCAAGGTCAGCTTCATCAATGCAGTGGCAGGGCTGTGTGATGCTGCCGGCGCGGACGTGACGGAGCTCAGCGCGGCGATGGGGCTGGATCCGAGGATCGGCAGCAGGTACCTGCACGCGGGGCTGGGATTCGGCGGCGGCTGCCTGCCCAAGGACATCCGCAGTTTCCGTGCACAGGCCGCCACACTCGGCGTGCCCGCTGTGGAGGACTGGATGCGGCTGGTCGATTCGGTGAACCTTGGCCAGCGTGAACGCACTGTCGGCCTCGCCAGGGAGCTGTGCGGCGGAGCGCTGGCCGGACGCTCGGTCACTGTTTTGGGCGCCTCCTTTAAGCCTGATACGGACGACATCCGGGATTCGCCGGCGCTGGATGTGGCGGACCGGCTGGCCGCTGCCGGGGCGCACGTCACCGTCACCGACCCCAAAGCGGTCAATCTTGCCTGGCGCCGCTACCCGCGCCTGCGCTTCGAGGCGTCCACCGGGCGGGCACTCCAGGATGCCGAACTGGTGCTGCTCCTCACCGAATGGGACGAGTACCGGCGGCTGTGCCCCGCCGTCACCGGACAGCTGGTACGACGGCGGGTGGTCCTGGACGCGCGGAACGTGCTGGACGCGGCAGCGTGGCGGGAGGAAGGCTGGCTGGTGCGCGGCCTTGGCACCTCCGCCGGCACCTTGGCTACGGCAGGCGCGGTGGGCTGA